One window from the genome of Indicator indicator isolate 239-I01 chromosome 6, UM_Iind_1.1, whole genome shotgun sequence encodes:
- the LOC128967601 gene encoding olfactory receptor 14A16-like — translation MANSSSIPHFLLLPLPGTRQLQLLHFCLFLAIYLAALLGNGLIITTIASDHHLHTPMYFFLLNLSILDLGAICTTVPKSMDNSLRNTMDISYAGCVAQVFLFAFFLSAEIYLLTTMSYDRYVAICRPLHYETLLGSTVCVHLAATAWAFGFLNSLLHTANTFSLPLCQGNAVDQFFCEIPQILKLSCSTSYLREVGLSVVSASLFFVCFVFIVVSYVQILRAVLRIPSQQGRHKAFATCLPHLAVVSLCITTGFFAYFKPPSISSPSQNLVVSVLYSVVPPAVNPLIYSLRNQELKAALSKLISGCFQKQ, via the coding sequence atggccaacagcagctccatcccccacttcctcctgctgccattgccaggcacaaggcagctgcagctcttgcacttctgcctcttcctggccatctacctggctgccctgctgggcaatggcctcatcatcaccaccataGCTtctgaccaccacctccacacccccatgtacttcttcctcctcaacctctccatCCTTGACCTGGGTGCCATCTGCACCACTGTTCCCAAGTCTATGGACAATTCCCTCAGGAACACCATGGACATCTCCTATGCAGGATGTGTTGCTCAGGTCtttctgtttgcctttttcctttcagcagaGATTTATCTCCTCACCACCATGTCCTACGATCGCTACGTTGCCATCTGCAGACCCCTGCACTATgagaccctcctgggcagcacagtttgtgtccacctggcagCAACTGCCTGGGCCTTTGGGTTTCTCAATTCTCTACTGCACACAGCCAATAcattttccctgcccctctgccagggcaatgctgtggaccagttcttctgtgaaatcccacagatcctcaagctctcctgctccacatccTACCTCAGAGAAGTTGGACTTAGTGTGGTCAGTGCCAGTTTAttctttgtctgttttgtgttcATTGTGGTGTCCTATGTGCAGAtcctcagggcagtgctgaggatcccctctcagcagggacgccacaaagcctttgccacctgcctgcctcacctggCTGTTGTCTCCCTGTGCATCACCACTGGCTTCTTTGCCTACTTCAAGCCCCCTTCCATCTCTTCCCCATCCCAGAACTTGGTGGTGTCAGTTCTGTACTCAGTGGTGCCTCCAGCAGTGAACCCTCTCATCTACAGCCTGAggaaccaggagctgaaggctgccctCAGCAAACTGATTTctggctgctttcagaagcaataa